The sequence below is a genomic window from Bacteroidales bacterium MB20-C3-3.
GGAGGCCATACTCCTCCAAATTCAGTGAATGATGAGTGATTTGAAGGGTGGTGGTCACATATATAGGCAACAACCATATCATCGTGTTTATTAATGAACTTTACAGCCTCCTTTACAGCACTCTCTGAATTAAGACATGCCAGTGTACCATCAATAAAATCGTAGAGCATATCTACAACAACTATTACCGGAACTGCTTTTTCACTCTTCATTGAAGTTCTTAATCTCGTTAATAAGTGATTCAATTAAACCATTTTTAAGATCATAAAGCTCATCAGAGATATCAACCTTATAAAAGTGAGGATTGATAAGTCTGGTCTGCGTTTCATTCAAACATTGAAGGTTGCTAAGGTAGTAATTTCTCCGTTCTGCAACAGGCTTCCCTTTGATAATTATTTCTCCTCCCTGCATAACAGGATTTTGCAATGTTTTATATGTATACGACCCTGCTCTGATGGATGTAATTTTAGTGTCGTCAAACTCATCTCTAAGGGTAAACTCCTCACCATTCTCAATTTTCTGAGAGGTAGCATCCCCTCTGAGGCAGGTAATATCTCCCTTAAAATGTCCATTACTTATAATCCTGTATGTAATCTGAAAACCCGGATTAATAGCTTTGCTCTTATCTTCAGATCTTTTCAGAACACCTGTCCCATCAATCTCTACAAGTTTATAAACATTTCCAAAGCATGGATTGTGTTTACTTGTTGCAATGGCGTCTCCGACTCCGTAAGAGTCAATCATTGCACCCTGTCTCTCAATCTCGGCAATAATGTACTCGTCAAGAGAATTTGTGGCAAAAATCCTGCATTTTCTAAGCCCTGCATCATCAAGCATCTCTCTAGTCTTAATTGACAAGTAGGTTAAGTCCCCGCTATCCAGTCTTATTCCAAAACTTGCCGGATAGCTGTCATCAACACCATTTTGTTTGAACGCTTTAATTGCGTTCTTCACTCCGCATCTAAGGGTGTCGTATGTGTCAACAAGCAGAATCAGAGGCTCTCCAAAGTGAGTCTTAATGTAAGCGTTAAAGGCTTCAAGTTCCCCAGCAATGGTACACCCAAATGCAGTAATAAAGCTGTGTGCCATTGTTCCGGTAACAGGAACTCCAAACTTTTGCGATGTAAGAATATTTGAGGTACTAGAGCAGCCGCCTATATACGCAGCTTTTGCTCCGTAAATAGCTGCCCAGGGACCATGTGCTCTTCTGGAGCCAAATTCACTAACAGGTTTTGATGTACTTCTTGTAACTCTCGAGGCCTTAGTGGCAATTGCCATTTGATGATTCATAATGGTAAGAAGAGGAGTCTCAAGAACTTGTGCCTCAATAAGCGGCCCCTCTACTGTAATAACAGGCTGTGTGGGAAAGGCAATCTCACCCTCCTCCATTGCATATATGTTTCCTGTAAATTTCATATTTGCAAGGTATTTTCTGTATGAAGAGTACTCCTCTCCCGGCAGAAATTTTTCAAAAAACGACTCCTCCTGACCTCCAAGAGCTTTAACCATTTCAATTGCCTGCTCAACTCCGCTTACAACAGCCCAGTTATTTTTATCAGGTGCGCTTCTGTAGAATAGGTTGAAAACGGCCCTTTTGTTCTCAAGACCAAGGTCATGAAATGTTTTGCCCATTGTATACTGATACTTATCTGAGCAGTATGATGTTTCAAGAATGTGCATGGAATTTACCCCTTCATTGTAGAGAGTACAAGGCTCCACTCATCTGTTAGTTGTACAAAAAGGTGAGGGAGCATCTCCCCTTTGTGCTCTGTGTGGGGATTACCCCACTCCCTGGCAGTCATTTCAATGGCTTTAGCTATATTGCCAAGCCTGTTGAAACATATATTGTATGCAGAGCCTTTAATTGAATGAGATGCAAATCTTAGAGTTTCAAGAGATTCCTGAGGAAGATTGCCTCCAGAGTTATATCTCTCTACAACCTCAGCTATTGAACTAATGTAATCCGGGACCTGACCCCTTACACTCTCGAACAACAACTCAACTACCTCTAAATCTGAATCAATCTTTTCAAGAAGTTCCTCTCTGTTGAAGTGGGTATCGTCAATAATAACCGGATTACTCTCCATAATTGTTATTTATCTAAGTTAGATGATGAGAATTGTGCCTCACTCATTTGTGACTGTGCCTTAAACTTATCTGTCTTTAAAACAGATTTTCGGCCGTTCTGTTCGTTTTTCATCTCCATTTCGTAATAGAAATAGTTTCCGCCTTCAACAGGCCTGTAATCTCCAATGATTTGAGTCTTTAACAGTTTGTTCTTTAGATCGTAATATTCTATCTTGTAGCAGAGGAAATTATCTTTATCAATATAAGAGACCTTCTTTGAGAATCCATTTGACTGGGCAGCCTCTGTAGAAACAGGCGTAGCCTCAATAACATGGCAAGCTTTACCATTTATATTCTCAGATGAGATTATTTTATAATCAAAATCATCAATGTTTGGCTTACTCATATCTGCATTTGTAAACTCTGAACCCATGAAATTCTTTCCCTTTTCATTACTTACAACCCTTCTTGTTTTCTTAAGAGCAGGCATATAGATCCACATCTCATCTGCACGATCTTCATAATCAAAAATCAGGATAGAGGTGCCTTTAACATCTGCAGGATCTGTAAATTTCATCATCATTTTGGTAACATCTCCAAATTTTTTGCTGGCCATGTTAAGAGTTCTGCTTCTTGTATTACCCTTTGCATCCATAATTTTAAGAGTAGTGGTCATCTCCATCGAGCC
It includes:
- a CDS encoding nicotinate phosphoribosyltransferase, translated to MEPCTLYNEGVNSMHILETSYCSDKYQYTMGKTFHDLGLENKRAVFNLFYRSAPDKNNWAVVSGVEQAIEMVKALGGQEESFFEKFLPGEEYSSYRKYLANMKFTGNIYAMEEGEIAFPTQPVITVEGPLIEAQVLETPLLTIMNHQMAIATKASRVTRSTSKPVSEFGSRRAHGPWAAIYGAKAAYIGGCSSTSNILTSQKFGVPVTGTMAHSFITAFGCTIAGELEAFNAYIKTHFGEPLILLVDTYDTLRCGVKNAIKAFKQNGVDDSYPASFGIRLDSGDLTYLSIKTREMLDDAGLRKCRIFATNSLDEYIIAEIERQGAMIDSYGVGDAIATSKHNPCFGNVYKLVEIDGTGVLKRSEDKSKAINPGFQITYRIISNGHFKGDITCLRGDATSQKIENGEEFTLRDEFDDTKITSIRAGSYTYKTLQNPVMQGGEIIIKGKPVAERRNYYLSNLQCLNETQTRLINPHFYKVDISDELYDLKNGLIESLINEIKNFNEE
- a CDS encoding Hpt domain-containing protein, which translates into the protein MESNPVIIDDTHFNREELLEKIDSDLEVVELLFESVRGQVPDYISSIAEVVERYNSGGNLPQESLETLRFASHSIKGSAYNICFNRLGNIAKAIEMTAREWGNPHTEHKGEMLPHLFVQLTDEWSLVLSTMKG
- a CDS encoding outer membrane lipoprotein-sorting protein; this translates as MKSFNYKLNTLIITILISCTVTAQNPKDISRKSADAIALGSMEMTTTLKIMDAKGNTRSRTLNMASKKFGDVTKMMMKFTDPADVKGTSILIFDYEDRADEMWIYMPALKKTRRVVSNEKGKNFMGSEFTNADMSKPNIDDFDYKIISSENINGKACHVIEATPVSTEAAQSNGFSKKVSYIDKDNFLCYKIEYYDLKNKLLKTQIIGDYRPVEGGNYFYYEMEMKNEQNGRKSVLKTDKFKAQSQMSEAQFSSSNLDK